Below is a window of Spelaeicoccus albus DNA.
TGACGCGCTTCAACGCGTACCCGACAGCGAGCTCTTGGGCGCGCTCGGCCAGGCCGACGCAGCTCATGGCCACCGAAATGCGGCTCGGCGTCAGGAAGCCGCCGAGTGCGACGTCCAACCCCTCGCCTTCCTGTCCGAGACGCGCCGCGGCCGGAACCGGGGTGTCGGTGAAGTACAGCTCGGCATGGTCGGTTCCGTGCACGCCCATGGTCTTGGAGGTGTCGACGACCTCGACTCCCGGAGCATTCCGGTCGACGAGCAACGCAACGGTGCCGTCCTTGCCGGTCGATCCTTCGAGCCGGGCGAACAACAGCCAATAGTCGCAGCGCACGCCGAAGGTGATCAGATGCTTCGCGCCCGTCAGGTAGTAGGTATCGCCGTCGCGGCGGACCGTCGACGTGATGTCGGCGCCGGTACCGTTGCCCGGCTCGGTCAAGGTGAACGCCACCTTGATGTCGCCGGCGATACTGGGCCGCACAAACTTTTCGCGCTGGACGTCGTCGGCGTACGGGTTCATGGCCCGCCACGTGCCGTTGACGACGTGCACGATCATCCTGATCGACGCGTGCGAGCGGGAAAAGACTTCCATGAGCCGCATCCATTGCACGAAAGTCAGGCCTCGGCCGCCGAGCTCGGCCGGGGCGGCCAGCGACAGGTAGCCGCGGGTCTTCAGCTCGGTCCACAACTCTTCGGGCACGTACCCGTCACCGGCTTCAATGGTCTCGGCCCATTCCTCGCCGGGCCCGACCGTCCAGTCCGTGACCTCGGCCAGCAAGGCATCGAAAGCGTCGTCGGCAAGCCCCGCCGCTCCGCGTCCGGCGGCGGCTTCCTGGGTGGTCACTCAGTTACTCCTGTCGTCGATGCGCTGCGAGGCGAGGCTGCCGGCCTGCTCGCGCAGCACGTACTTTTGGATCTTACCCACTGCATTGCGCGGAATCTCATCGGTCACTTCGAGCCGTTCGGGCCAGTAGTGTTTCGACACCTCGTTCTCGTCGAGGTACTGCTGCATCTTTTCGAAGGTCAAGGCGCCGC
It encodes the following:
- a CDS encoding acyl-CoA dehydrogenase family protein gives rise to the protein MTTQEAAAGRGAAGLADDAFDALLAEVTDWTVGPGEEWAETIEAGDGYVPEELWTELKTRGYLSLAAPAELGGRGLTFVQWMRLMEVFSRSHASIRMIVHVVNGTWRAMNPYADDVQREKFVRPSIAGDIKVAFTLTEPGNGTGADITSTVRRDGDTYYLTGAKHLITFGVRCDYWLLFARLEGSTGKDGTVALLVDRNAPGVEVVDTSKTMGVHGTDHAELYFTDTPVPAAARLGQEGEGLDVALGGFLTPSRISVAMSCVGLAERAQELAVGYALKRVTFGKPLAARQAISFMIAENEADIQAARAVVLEAASRWQDGGERDTAMSSIAKMTAVDMLTRVTDKALQIHGGLGYWQTQKIERVYRDARAQRFEEGTNEIQKTVVARDVFARAARAQSAEG